Within the Populus trichocarpa isolate Nisqually-1 chromosome 14, P.trichocarpa_v4.1, whole genome shotgun sequence genome, the region aaacaaattaatctaaaataaaaaactaaatttttattattaatttaaaaaataataaatcaaatacaatttatttagtGGACAAAATTTGGAGGTGGAAGTAGAGGCGGAGGCGGATCTTTATTGGAACTAAAAAGGTGACGAGGTTTACCATATGTACTAATAAGGGTTGTCAGCATTTGCTCAAGGGCATTCACTTTATCCCTCAAGTTGGCTATCTCAGACTTAAGTTGGGTCATCTCATATCTAAGTTGGGTCATCTCAACACTAAACTGGATCGTCTAAACTTAAACTTGTTCTAGTACAATCACTTGAATGACTGAAGATTGTTGGCTCGATCTCATATCTATACAACatgtgaataaattaaaatcacaatACGGTAACACCATTTATGTGTTGGAAAATATTGACAAACTCTCACTCGAAAGCATTTCTCCACCGTCTTCATGTCTTGGAATGTggttgattcttatttttaagtGAGACTTAAAATAGTATGaaattatttaatctattttaatagtacctTTTAATGATTATCGATTTTCTCTGAGAAAAATTCAACTCCTTCAAATTTACTTATATtgtacaataaaattgataaaatataagacATACCAATTAAATaatccattatttatttcattatgaaacacctaatttaaaaaatcaaactcaatttcttcaaatgacaaacaaatataatttttcaatatatcaaacaaaccctaacatgtataAATCATGCATTCATACAAAACATCTTTAtaggaaaaaactataaaacaagtgaACACACAAATGAACTATATATActacataaaaatttcaaaaaataacataaaattaaaattggttaaatttttttgatagatTTGCTTAACTGATGTGGcgaatcttaaaaaacaatgaatcagAACATGGATAATGATAGATTGAGTGTTCAGGTGATCAGATTTACGATGATGAGAACTTTATTTGTGATAAAACGAGGGGAGAAGAATGTTATTTTGTgctgaaagaagaagaagaagaagaaatgaggtaGGGGGAGAGGAAATCTACCAGGTTATAACTTTAATATTACCGACGAGTGTTaacaacaattatattttatcagtaatttcatctgtaatattaaaatatcatatttttttatggaaataacGACGGAATAATTcctagttttttaatttcttgatttttacttGTAATTCTTTCAGTATTTATCGATGAAAATTTTTTGTCtgtaaatatcaacaaaaacaaagatattatatttcataaataaaaatcactgtaacttttcaaaaatattttttcttcaagcatttctttttatatttgataattttttaatagtgtaTCCTATTTAAGAaacctccctccctctccctccctccctctctctccactGCTTTAAAGCGACCAAAGCCAGTGCACGGGACTCGGCTCATCGATCTTCGAATCTTCCGTGAGGGCAGgcagtaaaatatttatacatgttGTCTACTCTATGGCcacatatataaacttgttCGTGAAATAATCATATACACAGACAGCACATGCATgtaaccaaaaaataaacatatagcTAAATTAATGAAGTGTAAGTACGTAGGGCCATTACACAAAGTGACATAAATCTAAACCGGAATCTAGTTTAGTGGGAGTTGGCATCCGTGGTAGAGAACCTTTCTTTCTCATGGGTTCTCacactttattttttcctttcaaatcctACTCAACAATATCTATATATACACTATAATATATACTATTTTGCTATATCTTGTAGTCAATTTTTACTCAAACATGAGTTGTTCAagggtgtttttgaaaaattaaaagaaaagctagGCATGCATTGCTTTTTACAAGGATTAAGTAGGGGTCAGTGGCCGTAATCAGTTGTTGTTTAAACAGAGCTGCGCGCTGCGGCTTTATGTTATTGTCAAGAATTGAGGTCTAATTAATATCACAGGATTGAGATGTAATttggagaaatatatatatgtcacATCTGTTTCGAAAACTATAGAATCCTTTTATATAGTACCATAGATGATcagtaaataataattaataaccaTGCGGACAAAACATGAGACTAGCTAGCTAGGCAGGCTGGCTAGAGCATACACACTCTCTAAAGAGGAATGACGCAACAGTTAAAAACAATAAGATTCCAATATTGTTCACTTACTTTCCCAAGGAACGGTCTTGGATTTTCACTCCTCTGCCTCCTAACTGCCTATTAAATTCTACATACCTCCTCATTCCCCTCTCATAGTTCCATTTTCTCCTCTCAATTTCTCTCATCAACGTCTAAAGTAGATAACAGTCCTTCTAGTTCCTATAATATCTTTTTGATCCAACTAGAAATTGAAATACATATAACATTGTATGCCCATTGATTGTTTCCCTTCAAACATGACAATTatgcctcctcctcctcctcctcctcctcctccagagCCATTAGTATTTGATGCTTCAATCCTTCAACACCAAGCGAACTTACCCTCTCAGTTCATTTGGCCTGACCACGAAAAACCATGCCTTGAACCCCCAGAACTTGCAATCCCTCCGATTGATTTTGGAAGCTTCCTCACTGGAGATCCTTTGGCGGTCTCAAAACTTGCCCAGCAAGTAAATGAGGCATGCAAGAAGCATGGTTTCTTTGTAATTGTTAATCATGGTGTTGACTCAAAGCTTATAGCTAAAGCTCATGAGGGTATGAACATGTTCTTTGGTAAGCAGCTCTCGGAGAAGCCAGTTCAAAGGAAGATAGGAGAGCAATATGGGTATGCCAGTAGCTTCACTGGAAGATTCTCCTCCAAGCTTCCATGGAAAGAAACACTTTCTTTCAGATATTGTGCTGACAATCAGTCCTCTAACATCGTCCAAGAATACTTCTTGAATGTAATGGGAGAAGAATTCAAACAGTTCGGGtaagaaacaataattaatttcattcaaaaaaattaaaatattacgCAATGCTGTCTATGTAGAATTTTAGCAAGTGAAGACACTATGCAAtaatttgtgattttgttttgaataggAAGGTGTACCAAGAATATTGTGAAGCCATGAACACTCTTTCCCTTGGAATTATGGAGCTATTAGGAGTAAGTCTAGGAGTTGGAAACGAATATTTTAGAGATTTCTTCGAAGGAAATGATTCAATAATGAGACTAAATTACTACCCTCCTTGCCAAAAACCGGAATTAACTCTTGGCACTGGGCCTCACTGTGATCCTACATCCTTAACAATTCTTCATCAAGATCATGTCAGTGGCCTTCAAGTGTTCGTCGAAGAAAAATGGCACTCCGTTACTCCTGATCCGGAAGCTTTCGTCGTTAACATTGGTGACACATTCATGGTAAGACCATCAACAATCAACTAGGCTAATCGGAACCCTTTAATCAATTATTACTTCCTCCATCCCACAAAGAAAGTCCATTTTTACCATTCCGAGGTTTTTCCAAAAATAGCACATGTCTAAACAAGGCATTAATTactatattaataatttgaCCAAGAACTAATAAAACTTGTGTTGTTGTTTCAGGCTCTATCAAATGGCATTTTCAAGAGTTGCTTGCATAGAGCAGTGGTAAATAACGTAACAGTAAGGAAATCCCTCGCTTTCTTTCTATGTCCAAAAATGGACAAGGTGGTGAAGCCACCAAATACTTTGGTCGACTATAAAAATCCAAGGGTATATCCGGACTTCACATGGCTAGCTTTGTCAGAATTCACACAAAAACATTACAGGGCTGACATGAAAACCCTAGATGTCTTCACAACATGgcttcaacaaaaaaacaactgcGGGGGTACCAAAAATGCTTCTTCCTGTTAATTAGGCTGAGGAAAGTGACATTATAACAGTGGACAATGCTAGGTGCAAAGAAGGAGGGACTTGGTTCTTCATGGTGTGTATTTAGAGGAAAAAGGCAACAGAAGAACCAAAAAACAGGCCAGCCCTGTAGTAGCTGCTAGTGTGTTAGTGTTGGAGAGAATCACATCAATGCAAGTACGAAGCAAATTGTAGGAATAAAGATTTGAATGGGCTCCATATATGCATgtcttcttattgttttttattattattttaattttgttaatgcaAGACATGTATAGATTCTATGTACTTATGTGTTTGGACACCACCAAATTCCGGTTGCCTCGACTATCTTTCTACTTGGCACGTAACAATACTCATTAATTAGATTCCCAGACGAAAACTTGTCGCAGATGGTACAAAATCTGAAATAATGTATTAATTGATTACAAGATACATGGTGGAAAGCGTTCTAATTCGATGCCCTGAATCATAATCCCAGTAATGGAATTTGTAACCAACAAAAAACAATGCTTTAAATTCCTGTTTTTAAAACAGAATTCCTCTGAAAAATAAACGCAAGCGTTGAGGCTCCATCTGCATATTTTATCGGAATTAACTGTCCGGCTGCCGATGTTCTCATCAAAGTAACATCCCAGTGGCTAGAATCGGTTTTCCGACTCACAGGCTCAAATTCTAGCTACTCTCTATTAAGTAACTCATGAGACACATTGGATCTTCCATGGACCAATAGAAACTAGATACCAGTACTAGCAGGATAATATATATGTGAGTGTGTGGCAAAAATTACTTTCATTCTCTCATGATCATGAATATAAAACACGACCCAGATAAAGTCTGAACGAGCAAGCAAGCAGTCCGTGAATCTTAATTAGCTGACGAGTCTCTGTCAACTTAACTTAAAGTCTATaaacttttctcttttcctttttgcaGGACGTGCTATATGCAATGTCTTTTCTTCATGCTTACGACAAAAGAACCTAGCAAATCGTACGAAAATTCTCGTTACTCAAGTTTACTTTCATCCAATTATAATGGGTTTCagtagaaaaggaagaaaagaaagtcgGGTAAAGCTAGTTAGCACATGCAAGTTTGAGGgcttcaaacattaaaaaattaattgataaaaacgTAGTAATAATAAAGTTCCACTTATATATGAAAGCTGTTCTTTTGGCTTATCCATCATCCTAGCAATTTTCCTTTATCTCATGATTGTTTAGAATAAGCATGACTTAACAGGGAGATCAGCTAAATTAACATGGTTTTGGTAAAGTAAGCAACTGGTGCGTGGAACCTAGCCAGCTATTCTTCACTCCATggaaaacacacacaaaaacacTTAGCCAAATAATTAAGAGTTTCAAAGACAAAGTATGGCCTCTAATTTGCTCTTCATTTTCAACCTTAAAGATGCCAACTGtgagttgaaatatttattaattatacgaGTCGAAACAAAACTAGTACTTCACTGACGCTTGCACTAACGCTAAAGTGGAGAAGAGCTGTATACCTAACATGTATATGTTAGGGTGTTAATTTCTATAGATAGTTGATCGAATTGCTCCCCCATGTGATTCAGCATGTTCAAGAGCTACCTTAGTTTTTACCATTCGGTAGGGTGttacaagtattttttataagaaaaaaagaagatttttaagtgaaaatgtattaatttaatgttttcaatattgattttaatattcttgtatcaaaattatttggaaaaactttgagaattattatttttatgcttttacaatcctaagatattttttttaaaaaaaaattctaatatacTGAAATCGCATGACTAAACAAGGCTTAAATTTTGTCAGCTAGGGTTCTTAAATTTAAGTATCCACATGATCACCTCATGATATAAATAAGCTTATGGGGGTGCCTATCTTGCTTGACCTTGGTATAAAACAAATGCTATGTCGGGTGTCTTCACTACATGTCACTTTTTGAGGTCATAGGTCTTAATTGAACtacatgataaattataaattagtctttctagttttgcaaaataaattatatagtttctttagttttaaaaactaattaattagttcattGAACAGTTTTTATCatacttaatttaatattattttgtttcaaaaaatttattcttttctcATCGACCTTTCCATACTacttacttgtttttcatctttttatttattaaaatcaatttaaaaaaatcatgaaatggaCGAAAGggtctaattaattagtttttaaaattaaagaaattatttaatttattttgcaaaactaGAGGAAGTAATTTATTCTTAACCATACCATGGAACAgcttatcttcattttttaaaaattatatcccATCTTTCTTCgagatttgaatttaaaatatcttaaattttattacgattaagttcaaattttattacgattaaagtttttttatgatttatatgtaattctttaaattatgattattttttatgaatggaATAAAATTTGGAGAGTTAGAAAACTTTTTCAACCccctttatctttcttttttttttcagccttttcttcttagcttttcttgtttcttttttttaaatatttttttccagcattagttttgatattagagacaaagtttttaattgtttttacaatTAAACCATCGATGAGCTTGTTTAAAtccttaaaattcaaaacaaatcgTAAATCCTGGATTTGTGATAGCTTTAATCAACAGtgatatactaaaaaaaacaaaaaaacaaaaaaaaggaagaaagcaaCGCACCAGTGGCCTAAAACGCGGAGCAATTGATATTCAGagacctttttattttcatggcaGCCTTGGAAACACTTGACGCCGGGGCAAACCAGCACAGGAGAGCTGCAGCAAACttgtatcttttatttttagcgACTAAAAGCTTTATTGCTTAATTTCCCGTAATTAGTTAACAATTTGGATCatttgaattgatattaaattttataatttttttttatttttttctatgcagttattttaatctcatgacctgagtcacaGGCTTGATGAATTAAACCGGGttgactctattttttttaattgatttattttcaatttcatcatttaaatgtTAGATTGATtcggaattgagtttcataattttttttaatttttttttgcttatcaTTGTTTTAGGATTCGGATTTGACaagttgacttgggtttttttattttttttaattgattttttttcaatttcattcctcatcaatgaattgattaagaattgagtttcaatcaatttttatttttttccatgataTTAACATGATCTCGTGATCCA harbors:
- the LOC7488922 gene encoding gibberellin 20 oxidase 1 → MPIDCFPSNMTIMPPPPPPPPPPEPLVFDASILQHQANLPSQFIWPDHEKPCLEPPELAIPPIDFGSFLTGDPLAVSKLAQQVNEACKKHGFFVIVNHGVDSKLIAKAHEGMNMFFGKQLSEKPVQRKIGEQYGYASSFTGRFSSKLPWKETLSFRYCADNQSSNIVQEYFLNVMGEEFKQFGKVYQEYCEAMNTLSLGIMELLGVSLGVGNEYFRDFFEGNDSIMRLNYYPPCQKPELTLGTGPHCDPTSLTILHQDHVSGLQVFVEEKWHSVTPDPEAFVVNIGDTFMALSNGIFKSCLHRAVVNNVTVRKSLAFFLCPKMDKVVKPPNTLVDYKNPRVYPDFTWLALSEFTQKHYRADMKTLDVFTTWLQQKNNCGGTKNASSC